The Moorena producens PAL-8-15-08-1 genomic interval CAGCTATCAGCACATGCGCTACGCGCACGCTACGCGAACAGCAATCAGGTTTTGAAGGTACGAAAACTAGGTACGAAAAATTAGGCATTTGGCTGAGGGAGCCGAGGAGATGAGTATTTGTGGACAAACCTCAAGAATCACCAACGCCCAAATAACCAATTACCAATAACTAATCACCAAAAACTAATGACTAATGACTAACGAGCTTCAATAGGAATATAGGGAGCATCGTGAGTGCCAGTGTAAACTTGAGTAGGTCTAAAAATTCGATTTACAGCTAGCTGTTCCTTCCAGTGAGCTAGCCAACCCGCAACCCGTGCGATCGCAAACACTGGTGTAAACAAGTCACTCGGAATACCCAGCTTCCGGTAAACTAAGCCAGAATAGAAATCCACATTGGGATAAATCCCCTTGTGACCCAGTTTTTCCTCCACTGCTTTCTCCAACTCCAAAGCAATGTCGTAGTACTTGTCTGTGCCAGATTCCTTAAACAGTTGTTCAGCTAAGTTCTGAAGTATAGTTGCTCGTGGGTCTTTTACCTTATAGACTCGGTGACCACAACCCATAATTTTTTCTTTGCGCTGCAAGCGCTCCTCCAAGTATGGGTGGACATTCTCCACTGAGCCGATGGTTTCCAACATGGTAATCACTTCTTCATTCGCCCCTCCGTGTAACGGACCAGCTAGAGTTCCCACCGCTGATGCCACTACTGCATAGGGGTCCGTAAGAGTAGAAGCAGTCACCAGAGCCGAAAAAGTAGAGGCATTGATAGTATGTTCGGCATGGAGTGTCAGGCAAACATCAAAGACATGAGCCTCTAGGGGAGTAGGCTCTTGCTCATTGAGCATATACAGAAAGTTAGCAGCATAGCTAAGATCATCCCGAGGGCGTACTGGATCGTCCCCTTTGCGCATCTGTTTAAATGCTGCTACCATGGTAGGAATCTTAGCCAACAGACGAACCACAGCTCCCCGAATGTATTTTGGATTGTCGAGAGCCCGTTTGGAGTAAAACAGACCCAAAGCAGCAGCAGAGGCTTGTAGAGCATCCATGGGATGACCAGTTTCTGGAAAACATTTCATCA includes:
- a CDS encoding citrate synthase, with amino-acid sequence MTEDSVGNNMIACEYQPGLEGIPAAQSSISYVDGQKGILEYRGIRLEELASKSTFLEAAYLLIWGELPTKNELYEFQEDVRLHRRIKYSIRDMMKCFPETGHPMDALQASAAALGLFYSKRALDNPKYIRGAVVRLLAKIPTMVAAFKQMRKGDDPVRPRDDLSYAANFLYMLNEQEPTPLEAHVFDVCLTLHAEHTINASTFSALVTASTLTDPYAVVASAVGTLAGPLHGGANEEVITMLETIGSVENVHPYLEERLQRKEKIMGCGHRVYKVKDPRATILQNLAEQLFKESGTDKYYDIALELEKAVEEKLGHKGIYPNVDFYSGLVYRKLGIPSDLFTPVFAIARVAGWLAHWKEQLAVNRIFRPTQVYTGTHDAPYIPIEAR